Proteins from a genomic interval of Nautilia sp. PV-1:
- the trpS gene encoding tryptophan--tRNA ligase, with product MRVVSGMRPTGKLHLGHYIGVIKNWLELQDKYDTFFFVADWHALSTKYDEGLDLKELSIDLVKEWIACGIDPEKSTIFIQSDIKEHAELYLVLNMITPVSWLERNPTYKDAMAQVEYKDKNNAGFLTYPVLQTADIILYDANLVPIGEDQKPHLEIAREIVRRFHYLFKNENVFVEPKELLTEIPRLPGLDGRKMSKSFNNAIYLEETTEDIWGKVRQAKTDPARIKKTDPGHPEVCIVFEYHKAFSSEEEVKEIESACKAGSIGCVECKKRCAANIEKIVAPIREKKASLKDDDILDIIKTGERKAKDIASKKMEKVNQIIF from the coding sequence TTGAGAGTAGTAAGCGGAATGAGACCTACGGGTAAGTTACATCTTGGTCATTATATAGGTGTTATAAAAAACTGGCTGGAGCTGCAGGACAAATACGATACGTTCTTTTTTGTCGCCGACTGGCATGCGCTTTCGACAAAATACGACGAAGGGCTTGATTTAAAGGAATTAAGCATAGATTTGGTAAAAGAGTGGATAGCGTGCGGTATTGATCCTGAAAAATCGACAATATTTATACAAAGCGATATAAAAGAGCACGCGGAACTTTATCTTGTGCTGAATATGATTACTCCGGTAAGCTGGCTGGAGAGAAATCCTACATATAAAGACGCTATGGCGCAGGTTGAATATAAAGACAAAAATAATGCCGGTTTTCTTACGTATCCCGTATTACAGACGGCTGATATCATACTTTACGATGCAAACCTGGTACCTATAGGAGAAGACCAAAAGCCTCATCTTGAAATAGCAAGGGAAATTGTAAGAAGATTTCATTATCTGTTTAAAAACGAAAACGTATTTGTAGAACCAAAAGAGCTGTTAACGGAAATACCGAGACTTCCGGGGCTTGACGGCAGAAAAATGTCAAAAAGCTTCAATAATGCCATTTATCTTGAAGAAACAACGGAAGATATCTGGGGTAAGGTGCGTCAGGCTAAGACCGATCCGGCCAGAATTAAAAAAACAGACCCGGGACATCCGGAAGTGTGTATAGTCTTTGAATACCATAAAGCGTTTTCAAGCGAAGAAGAGGTAAAAGAGATAGAAAGCGCATGTAAAGCCGGAAGTATTGGCTGTGTGGAATGTAAAAAAAGATGTGCGGCCAATATAGAAAAAATAGTGGCTCCTATCAGGGAGAAAAAAGCCTCTTTAAAAGACGATGATATTTTGGATATAATAAAAACAGGAGAAAGAAAAGCAAAAGATATTGCTTCTAAAAAAATGGAAAAAGTTAATCAAATAATATTTTAA
- a CDS encoding YgaP-like transmembrane domain, whose amino-acid sequence MKTKKFVCAERLQRFLMAFMMLLILVLLAKGVTTLALALLAFVSIMLFIYGAFDFCPSTWLLTKLFGSCYCECKEEE is encoded by the coding sequence ATGAAAACTAAAAAATTTGTATGTGCCGAAAGATTACAGAGATTTTTAATGGCGTTTATGATGCTTTTGATTTTAGTACTGCTTGCAAAAGGCGTAACAACTTTGGCGTTAGCGCTTTTGGCGTTTGTTTCAATTATGCTTTTTATTTACGGTGCGTTTGATTTTTGCCCTAGCACATGGTTGCTTACAAAACTGTTCGGCAGTTGCTACTGTGAATGCAAAGAGGAGGAATAA
- the purM gene encoding phosphoribosylformylglycinamidine cyclo-ligase, protein MGTISYKDAGVDIDAGNSLVEKIKPFVKDTFNSNVVGGIGSFAGAFRMPQGYKKPVLLSATDGVGTKLKLAIDAKKYDTVGIDLVAMCVNDLICNFGEPLFFLDYYATGKLDVEAAAETVKGIAEGCKQAECALIGGETAEMPGMYSEDDFDLAGFAVGVAEEDELNPRVKEGDVLLALPSSGIHSNGYSLVRKLFFDKLGMKFDDEIEGKKLIDILLTPTRIYVKEFKKFKDKINALAHITGGGIVENLPRVLPDDLKAVVYKDKIKTLPIFDFMTKYVDEAEMYRTFNMGVGLVLAVDEENVQYITSNSDAYVIGHIEKGQKGVKLK, encoded by the coding sequence ATGGGAACGATCAGTTATAAAGACGCCGGTGTTGATATTGATGCCGGCAACTCTTTAGTAGAAAAGATAAAACCTTTCGTAAAAGATACGTTTAATTCAAACGTAGTAGGGGGAATAGGAAGTTTTGCGGGTGCATTCAGAATGCCTCAGGGGTATAAGAAGCCCGTTTTATTAAGTGCCACTGACGGAGTGGGAACCAAACTGAAACTTGCAATCGATGCTAAAAAATATGATACCGTGGGGATTGATCTGGTTGCCATGTGTGTGAATGACCTTATATGTAATTTCGGTGAGCCTCTGTTTTTCCTGGATTATTATGCTACCGGAAAGCTTGACGTTGAAGCCGCTGCTGAGACCGTAAAAGGTATAGCCGAAGGTTGTAAACAGGCCGAATGTGCTTTAATCGGCGGAGAAACTGCAGAAATGCCTGGAATGTACAGTGAAGACGATTTCGATCTGGCCGGGTTTGCAGTGGGTGTCGCTGAAGAAGACGAACTTAATCCAAGGGTTAAAGAGGGCGATGTTTTACTGGCACTGCCAAGCAGCGGCATTCATTCAAACGGATATTCGCTTGTGAGAAAACTGTTCTTTGATAAGCTGGGTATGAAATTCGACGATGAAATCGAAGGTAAAAAACTGATTGATATTTTACTTACTCCTACAAGAATTTACGTGAAAGAATTTAAAAAATTTAAAGATAAAATAAACGCTCTTGCACATATTACGGGCGGAGGAATTGTTGAAAACCTTCCGAGAGTATTGCCGGACGATTTAAAGGCGGTAGTTTATAAAGATAAAATAAAAACACTGCCTATATTCGATTTTATGACAAAATACGTGGATGAAGCGGAAATGTACAGAACGTTTAATATGGGTGTAGGACTCGTTCTTGCGGTAGATGAAGAGAATGTGCAATATATCACTTCTAATTCGGATGCTTATGTAATAGGACATATCGAAAAAGGACAAAAAGGAGTAAAACTAAAATGA
- a CDS encoding phosphatidylserine decarboxylase, translated as MNPSRLLSKLVVKIATTKFPKFIQCFINKTYVKVFKINMEDFEPENPCEYETLNDLFIRHKKFIEFYEDEDIVVSPSDSLVIAHDEIEDGYVYQIKGKKYHISELIPYETKLNGGHFVNLYLSPKDYHRFHVPIDMEIVKATYIPGELMPVKPAQLEKELVFPKNKRVVLRCKDKKDRYFYFVAVGAMIVGKIHFNFDERLQKDYNEITTFEYNKPVKLKKGDELGRFEFGSSILLFFGPDHFKYLNQQDDVEVGDILGEIY; from the coding sequence ATGAACCCCTCCCGTTTGCTCTCTAAATTAGTCGTAAAAATTGCAACTACAAAATTTCCGAAATTTATACAGTGTTTTATCAATAAAACCTATGTAAAAGTCTTTAAAATCAATATGGAAGATTTCGAACCCGAAAACCCTTGCGAATATGAAACGTTAAACGATCTTTTCATCAGACACAAGAAATTTATTGAATTTTATGAAGACGAAGATATAGTGGTTAGTCCTTCGGATTCTCTGGTTATAGCGCATGATGAAATCGAGGACGGATACGTTTATCAGATAAAAGGCAAAAAGTATCATATAAGCGAGCTTATACCTTATGAAACAAAATTAAACGGTGGACATTTTGTCAATCTGTACCTTTCGCCTAAAGATTATCACCGTTTTCACGTTCCTATTGACATGGAAATTGTAAAAGCCACATATATTCCGGGAGAATTGATGCCGGTTAAACCCGCCCAGCTTGAAAAAGAGCTAGTTTTCCCAAAAAATAAAAGGGTTGTTTTACGATGTAAAGACAAAAAAGACAGATATTTCTATTTCGTGGCCGTTGGAGCTATGATTGTAGGTAAAATTCATTTTAATTTCGATGAAAGACTACAAAAAGACTATAACGAAATAACAACTTTTGAATATAATAAACCTGTAAAACTAAAAAAAGGCGACGAGCTCGGAAGATTTGAGTTCGGTAGCTCTATTTTACTGTTTTTCGGGCCTGATCATTTTAAATATTTAAATCAGCAGGATGATGTGGAAGTAGGAGATATTCTCGGAGAAATATATTAA